The following are from one region of the Chrysiogenia bacterium genome:
- a CDS encoding tetratricopeptide repeat protein, which yields MGRLCVSTKERAASQGTPRPGAPRVLVCALLALVMSLSSCAESSGPRLVQRHKRRVEAQRGGGPQNRESEEPGERGIGLDRSDEETEAALQSFGEAEVLEGAEGMEDLESLVEGGSMDPVAVIAAERRARAEAKRQEELAEVARLQAEIEKRRNEEAEAQLRAEQAKARQADEQSERSQKAAREREQTEVALSELGGEGEGENLDALKKRIDARLAFLGRYRNKDSAVSKSATIPTTIHTLADLYVRYANERFLQDMTNFDRNEARCEAGKAGCNPDMELPLKDFSDAIKLYEELLEDYPDRRDNDKVLYQLSFAYQEMGLEDRSEEVLVSFLNKNKGDPRSQAAWFRLGMSYVNRTAGLDIFSAMDWLEKAQDAFKNAIAIKNDDPYYQYQALFQLGWSSFRMARYEDTIAWMDQLVRTVIDNEKAAGRYQRFADIYEQSTGLAREAIRFQAIAWSEMGDGRSGPDNLAAFWKKAPKSDYEQYTYISMGAFYEKEERYQEAIEIYQDMIEKYPTYSAVPRVMELIVTVYEKDKRWDKVNGAREDIVTRLARDGAWWNANTGEKDRADAEKIRSKAVFQLAQYHLAKAQAKGTKDPAEHYQLAANNYRLFLKDYPQDKEAPEARFFLAESYYSLEDWANAALEYEQVAWQSEHTAERKESAAYKAIVAWQNALDEDLEKFKAEFETAQAAKAQAKPAEGAAPAVASEESEPAEFDRTEGLKKSGFTSPLISALARFVEAHPKHPEVADMLFNEGELLFSSKQYARAREVYRGVIDRFPKDPRSSQAQEYIATTYLEGGDQVAAEQEFRKALALLPPGRATEAKRKDLRTLIAAAIYKQAEQARKDKKFIEAAKLFLTVPNDPELEDVDIAPTAFYDGAIAYKDGGQWDSAIATFNALADAYPDSDLSPKGMAVVGTHYREEKRLPEAAESFLKASALFERQKDMEKAEDLFYVSGKMYEELEDWERVLQTFRNYTRKFGAKPKRLVEAKFIEGFAAYSREQYAEAEKTWGELFAMQTRYEKTEPELPKNFSARAKFLLANLAFDEYAPYELKLPLKSSLKRKQTLLSKLIKLYGEAAAYQIEEYTTGSTYKIGEALLNFRSALLNSERPKEVQGDELLLEEYGFALEEQAFPFEEKAIQTFEQNVLYSRKNETFNDWIEKSYQKLATISPGRYAKNELGDQIICAVRDFHVGNPKRKPPIPKATPKPAPTAAPAAAGATGAPAGGAAPTQGAQAPAGAKPAAKPAAKPAVKPAAKPAAKPAAKPAKAPATAAPQGGKK from the coding sequence ATGGGACGACTCTGCGTCAGTACAAAAGAGAGAGCCGCCTCGCAGGGAACGCCCCGCCCGGGCGCGCCCCGCGTGCTGGTCTGCGCGTTGCTCGCACTGGTGATGAGCCTCTCTTCGTGCGCCGAGTCCTCGGGCCCGCGTCTTGTGCAACGTCACAAGCGCCGCGTCGAGGCCCAGCGGGGCGGCGGTCCCCAGAATCGCGAGAGTGAAGAACCCGGCGAGCGCGGCATCGGCCTTGATCGTAGCGATGAAGAGACCGAAGCCGCGCTTCAGTCCTTTGGCGAGGCTGAAGTCCTCGAAGGCGCCGAAGGCATGGAAGACCTTGAATCCCTCGTCGAAGGCGGCTCGATGGACCCGGTGGCCGTCATCGCAGCCGAGCGTCGGGCCCGCGCCGAGGCCAAGCGGCAGGAAGAGCTGGCCGAGGTTGCAAGGCTGCAGGCCGAGATCGAAAAACGCCGCAACGAGGAAGCGGAAGCTCAACTGCGCGCCGAACAGGCAAAGGCCCGTCAGGCCGACGAGCAGAGCGAGCGCAGCCAGAAGGCCGCTCGCGAGCGTGAGCAGACCGAGGTGGCGCTCTCCGAGCTCGGGGGGGAGGGCGAGGGCGAGAATCTCGATGCGCTCAAGAAACGCATCGATGCGCGCCTGGCCTTCCTCGGGCGCTACCGCAACAAGGACTCCGCGGTCAGCAAGAGCGCGACCATTCCCACGACAATTCATACCCTTGCGGATCTGTATGTGCGCTACGCGAACGAGCGCTTCCTGCAGGACATGACGAACTTCGATCGCAACGAAGCACGTTGCGAGGCGGGCAAGGCCGGCTGCAACCCGGACATGGAACTCCCGCTCAAGGACTTCAGCGACGCGATCAAGCTCTACGAAGAACTGCTTGAGGATTACCCCGATCGCCGCGACAACGACAAGGTCCTCTACCAGCTCTCATTTGCCTATCAGGAAATGGGACTCGAAGATCGTTCGGAGGAAGTGCTCGTCAGCTTCCTCAACAAGAACAAGGGCGATCCGCGTTCCCAGGCTGCCTGGTTCCGGCTGGGTATGTCGTATGTGAACCGCACCGCGGGTCTCGACATTTTCTCGGCCATGGACTGGCTGGAAAAAGCGCAAGACGCGTTCAAGAACGCCATCGCGATCAAGAACGACGATCCGTACTATCAGTATCAGGCGCTCTTCCAGCTCGGCTGGTCGAGTTTCCGCATGGCACGCTACGAAGACACGATCGCGTGGATGGATCAGTTGGTCCGAACGGTCATCGACAACGAGAAAGCGGCCGGTCGCTACCAGCGTTTTGCCGATATCTATGAGCAGTCGACCGGTCTTGCCCGAGAGGCGATTCGCTTCCAGGCCATCGCCTGGTCGGAAATGGGCGATGGGCGAAGCGGTCCGGACAACCTGGCCGCGTTCTGGAAGAAGGCGCCGAAGTCCGACTACGAACAGTACACCTACATTTCCATGGGCGCCTTCTACGAAAAGGAAGAGCGCTATCAGGAAGCGATCGAGATCTATCAGGACATGATCGAGAAGTACCCCACTTACTCGGCCGTGCCCCGCGTGATGGAACTGATCGTCACCGTCTACGAAAAGGACAAGCGCTGGGACAAGGTCAACGGCGCGCGTGAGGACATCGTTACCCGCCTGGCCCGTGACGGCGCATGGTGGAATGCCAACACCGGAGAGAAAGACCGGGCCGACGCGGAGAAGATTCGCTCGAAGGCCGTCTTCCAGCTCGCCCAGTATCACCTGGCCAAGGCCCAGGCCAAGGGCACGAAAGATCCGGCCGAGCACTACCAGCTCGCGGCGAACAACTATCGCCTGTTCCTCAAGGACTATCCCCAGGACAAGGAGGCGCCCGAAGCGCGCTTCTTCCTGGCCGAATCCTATTACTCGCTCGAAGACTGGGCCAATGCCGCGCTCGAATACGAGCAGGTTGCCTGGCAGAGCGAGCATACTGCCGAACGCAAGGAAAGCGCCGCGTACAAGGCGATCGTCGCCTGGCAGAATGCGCTCGATGAAGATCTCGAGAAGTTCAAGGCGGAGTTCGAAACCGCCCAGGCGGCAAAGGCCCAGGCCAAACCTGCCGAGGGCGCAGCCCCGGCAGTTGCTTCTGAAGAGAGCGAACCCGCAGAGTTCGACCGCACCGAGGGGCTCAAGAAGAGCGGCTTTACCAGCCCGCTCATCTCGGCCCTTGCGCGCTTTGTCGAGGCGCATCCCAAGCACCCCGAAGTGGCCGACATGCTCTTCAACGAAGGCGAGCTGCTCTTCTCCAGCAAACAATACGCCCGCGCGCGCGAGGTCTACCGCGGTGTGATCGATCGCTTCCCGAAGGACCCGCGTTCTTCGCAGGCGCAGGAATACATCGCGACGACCTATCTTGAAGGCGGCGATCAGGTCGCGGCCGAGCAGGAATTCCGCAAGGCTCTGGCCCTGCTGCCGCCCGGGCGTGCGACCGAGGCCAAGCGCAAGGATCTGCGAACGCTCATCGCGGCGGCCATCTACAAGCAGGCCGAGCAGGCGCGCAAGGACAAGAAATTCATCGAGGCGGCCAAGCTCTTCCTCACTGTTCCCAACGATCCCGAGCTTGAGGACGTGGACATCGCCCCGACCGCTTTCTACGACGGCGCCATCGCCTACAAGGATGGCGGCCAGTGGGATTCGGCCATCGCGACGTTCAATGCCCTGGCCGATGCCTATCCCGACTCCGACCTCTCGCCCAAGGGTATGGCTGTTGTCGGAACCCACTACCGCGAAGAAAAACGCCTGCCCGAGGCGGCCGAATCCTTCCTGAAGGCGTCGGCGCTCTTCGAGCGGCAGAAGGACATGGAGAAGGCCGAAGACCTCTTCTATGTGTCCGGCAAGATGTACGAAGAGCTTGAGGACTGGGAGCGCGTGCTCCAGACCTTCCGCAACTACACCCGGAAGTTCGGTGCCAAGCCCAAACGTCTTGTTGAGGCGAAGTTCATCGAGGGTTTTGCCGCTTACTCGCGTGAGCAGTACGCCGAGGCCGAGAAAACCTGGGGCGAGCTGTTTGCCATGCAGACTCGCTACGAAAAGACCGAGCCCGAGCTTCCGAAGAACTTCTCGGCGCGTGCCAAGTTCCTGCTGGCCAACCTGGCCTTCGACGAATACGCGCCCTACGAGCTGAAACTTCCGCTCAAGAGCTCGCTAAAAAGGAAGCAGACGCTGCTCTCCAAGCTGATCAAGCTCTATGGTGAGGCTGCCGCGTATCAGATCGAGGAATACACCACCGGTTCGACCTACAAGATCGGTGAGGCGCTTTTGAACTTCCGCAGTGCGCTGCTCAACTCCGAGCGTCCCAAGGAAGTGCAGGGCGACGAGCTACTGCTCGAAGAATACGGATTTGCGCTCGAAGAACAGGCCTTCCCCTTCGAAGAGAAGGCGATTCAGACCTTTGAGCAGAACGTGCTGTACTCGCGCAAGAACGAGACCTTCAACGACTGGATCGAGAAGAGCTACCAGAAGCTGGCGACGATCTCGCCGGGCCGCTACGCGAAGAACGAGCTGGGCGACCAGATCATCTGCGCGGTGCGCGATTTCCACGTTGGCAATCCCAAGCGCAAACCTCCGATTCCAAAGGCCACGCCCAAACCCGCGCCGACCGCGGCCCCGGCTGCTGCCGGAGCGACCGGAGCACCGGCCGGAGGGGCCGCGCCCACGCAGGGAGCCCAGGCTCCCGCCGGTGCCAAGCCGGCTGCGAAGCCCGCTGCGAAGCCTGCTGTAAAACCGGCAGCTAAGCCCGCCGCCAAACCTGCTGCCAAACCGGCCAAAGCCCCGGCAACTGCCGCGCCGCAGGGAGGGAAAAAGTAA
- a CDS encoding tetratricopeptide repeat protein, with translation MTRLRNVMHLLMMACLVGSLMVGCAPKDEKKGLEVDQDFLSEALGEDSQRKQVSREEILARRRAREEARRRAEAQASARKAAEDARRRQAEEAAGSMAAKSRDPQYQLLQTTCKRCAFYLDAGDLDRALEQATSMVNVREKSPEAHVLLGVVQRKRGEHDKALESFEAAYKLEPDNEWAVANLGRAYRRAGDFKKAEAIYQDHLSRYPTSQAVLYNMGIFQELYRGDKQQALVYFVRYLRAGGERKDEVNPWVTVLAQDLGVERPRTPGFVSAEELAAQDSGGGDDLEPVLGGEAEATAEAPAGEGASAEAAQAAETPAPEAGAAEGTATEGAVAEGPAEAGAAATPATAAASAPPAAAVAAAPVVEETRVPVTLYPFEVAKGAVEPALLQQVDQIFRDILGLGVDLTAPAEIDTIEKQKGWSGKCGSAQCQVRVAFTAKANYLVHGEIAQSPKAWYVIVDIYNLQTRSKSRLKLQAAIADGDEAFYAKLRSMAKATGRKLTQ, from the coding sequence ATGACCCGTCTGCGCAACGTGATGCACCTGCTGATGATGGCGTGCCTGGTCGGTTCGCTGATGGTTGGTTGTGCGCCCAAGGATGAAAAGAAGGGGCTCGAAGTCGATCAGGATTTCCTGAGCGAAGCCCTCGGTGAAGACAGCCAGCGAAAGCAGGTTTCGCGTGAAGAAATTCTCGCGCGCCGCCGTGCCCGCGAAGAGGCGCGGCGCCGGGCCGAGGCGCAGGCGAGTGCCCGCAAGGCTGCAGAGGACGCCCGTCGACGCCAGGCGGAAGAAGCAGCGGGTTCCATGGCCGCCAAGTCGCGAGACCCCCAGTATCAGCTCCTCCAGACAACCTGCAAGCGCTGCGCGTTCTACCTGGATGCCGGGGATCTTGATCGCGCGCTCGAGCAGGCCACTTCGATGGTCAATGTTCGGGAAAAATCGCCCGAGGCGCACGTTCTGCTGGGCGTCGTTCAGCGCAAGCGAGGCGAGCATGACAAGGCGCTCGAATCCTTCGAGGCCGCCTACAAGCTTGAACCCGACAACGAGTGGGCCGTGGCCAACCTGGGCCGGGCTTACCGGCGTGCCGGCGACTTCAAGAAGGCCGAAGCAATCTATCAGGACCACCTTTCGCGCTACCCAACGTCGCAGGCGGTCCTCTACAACATGGGAATCTTCCAGGAACTCTACCGGGGCGACAAACAACAGGCGCTCGTCTACTTCGTGCGCTACCTGCGTGCCGGCGGTGAGCGCAAGGATGAGGTAAATCCCTGGGTGACGGTGCTGGCCCAGGATTTGGGAGTTGAGCGCCCCAGGACGCCCGGATTCGTCTCGGCCGAAGAACTCGCGGCGCAGGACAGCGGCGGCGGCGATGATCTGGAGCCCGTGCTTGGCGGAGAAGCCGAAGCCACCGCGGAAGCGCCGGCAGGCGAGGGCGCTTCGGCAGAGGCAGCACAGGCCGCGGAAACACCTGCCCCCGAGGCCGGCGCTGCTGAAGGCACCGCTACTGAAGGCGCCGTTGCCGAAGGCCCGGCGGAAGCTGGCGCTGCCGCGACCCCTGCGACCGCCGCTGCAAGCGCCCCGCCGGCAGCGGCCGTTGCGGCTGCACCGGTCGTAGAAGAGACGCGCGTGCCGGTCACGCTCTATCCCTTTGAGGTTGCCAAGGGCGCTGTGGAGCCCGCTCTGCTTCAGCAAGTCGACCAGATCTTCCGGGATATCCTGGGGCTTGGTGTCGACCTGACGGCGCCCGCCGAGATTGATACGATCGAGAAACAGAAGGGCTGGTCCGGCAAATGCGGCTCGGCCCAGTGCCAGGTGCGCGTGGCCTTTACCGCCAAGGCAAACTACCTGGTGCACGGCGAGATCGCCCAGTCACCCAAGGCTTGGTACGTCATCGTCGATATCTACAATCTCCAGACCAGGAGCAAGTCGCGGCTCAAGCTCCAGGCGGCCATTGCCGATGGAGACGAAGCGTTTTATGCCAAGCTACGCTCCATGGCGAAGGCAACCGGGCGCAAACTGACCCAATAA